Proteins from a single region of Juglans microcarpa x Juglans regia isolate MS1-56 chromosome 5S, Jm3101_v1.0, whole genome shotgun sequence:
- the LOC121267893 gene encoding protein TRANSPARENT TESTA 9-like isoform X2, protein MWRSFWRSIDRFSLQHFKYVINELRAIKVVDLRNRELVIDLLQSIVEIVTYGDRQDPMIFECFMEYQVLAEFVRLLKISKNSRIEAPLLQYLSIMIQNMDSEHAIYYCFSNDYVNNIIAHKYEFDGGDLAPYYVSFLRAVSSKINKDTLCLLVKVQEDAVVSFPLYSEALKFAHYEEKMIQTAVRALTLNIYNVSDDIVFKFITTPPVSKYFSDVVCRLRKQCLHLDTFLQAKEEMCTHGRRNELILETDKIVDDLYYLKDILSVSENRLGRFITQNLFSLLVFPILLPLLQLRQQIDGSNISEVTSLYIISRLIQVIGGKRVINAVAGVILYPYMTSSVGGATEGDTVDVNGNSFLNHLNDVEKLVCSGPEMEGSENTSNYMFGHLAEHVSSDSQFVGGARNDICIERGGIFKYVFADNSPSLLLASLFLLLILAESKDLDYFLFPMIGRIQDMTTQARELSASQRVDESIFVKFMPQILNALLKILASQPPLSVLIQWHTGWFFRKLLISQGNSLSDLNFQLFNSRERLRKELDGCWFDRIPDTFQSEWSNCRTALEESSQFKDPFFALELAVCREKTDGDAATLSALQRMVEAVKVFILHLQLKAFIFKGDLPEKPTLNTTTGPTADSGRSHTSDISSASFGSDVSLGSGIPCSIAFSNAGIRDVYLVPAARGITGKLLLTEKHPFRSQRGVVIAIAPLAGLSPKIDKDHPSWLHLQIREFDPRFDTSKARGNRLKMSNHVADGRWTLGFPNAKACETARLLILEETGKQRSFVERMLAPLLQDDFLGNLSDNQDE, encoded by the exons ATATGTAATCAATGAACTGCGGGCGATCAAAGTTGTGGATCTGCGTAACAGG GAGTTGGTCATAGATCTACTGCAGTCTATAGTGGAGATAGTTACCTATGGTGATAGACAGGATCCTATGATATTTGA ATGTTTCATGGAATACCAAGTTTTAGCGGAATTTGTTCGCTTGCTAAAGATCAGCAAGAATTCGAGGATTGAGGCACCGTTGCTACAGTATCTAAGCATAATGATTCAAAATATGGACAGCGAACATGCAATTT ATTATTGTTTTAGCAATGATTATGTTAACAACATAATAGCACATAAGTACGAATTTGATGGTGGAGATCTGGCTCCATATTATGTATCATTTTTAAG ggCAGTGAGCAGCAAGATAAACAAAGACACACTTTGCCTTCTTGTGAAGGTTCAAGAG GATGCTGTAGTTTCGTTTCCCCTGTATAGTGAGGCTCTTAAATTTGCTCATTACGAGGAAAAGATGATTCAGACAGCTGTACGTGCATTAACCCTCAACATATACAATG TGAGCGATGATATTGTCTTTAAATTTATAACTACTCCTCCAGTCTCAAAGTACTTCTCAGATGTGGTTTGTAGATTAAGAAAGCAGTGCTTGCATCTAGACACCTTTCTCCAAGCTAAAGA GGAAATGTGCACTCATGGAAGGAGAAATGAGCTAATTCTAGAAACTGATAAAATTGTAGATGATCTTTACTACTTGAAAGACATACTCAGTGTCAGTGAGAATCGTTTGGGTAGATTTATCACCCAAAATCTTTTCAGCTTACTTGTCTTTCCAATATTGCTTCCGCTACTGCAGTTAAGGCAGCAGATTGAC GGCTCGAATATATCAGAAGTCACTTCTTTGTATATCATTTCTCGTCTTATCCAAGTTATAGGTGGAAAAAGAGTGATAAATGCCGTGGCTGGTGTTATTCTATATCCTTATATGACCTCAAGTGTAGGTGGTGCTACTGAAGGGGACACAGTTGATGTGAACGGTAATTCTTTTCTTAATCATCTGAATGATGTGGAAAAATTGGTGTGTTCTGGTCCAGAGATGGAGGGATCAGAAAATACTAGCAACTATATGTTTGGGCATTTGGCAGAGCATGTGTCATCTGATTCTCAATTCGTTGGTGGTGCTCGGAATGATATCTGTATAGAAAG GGGtggaatatttaaatatgtttttgcGGACAATAGTCCCAGTCTGCTGCTAGCAtctctatttttattacttatctTAGCAGAAAGTAAAG aTCTTGATTATTTCCTATTTCCAATGATTGGCAGAATACAGGATATGACT ACGCAGGCTCGTGAGTTATCAGCTTCACAGAGAGTGGATGAAAGTATCTTTGTAAAATTCATGCCCCAG ATTTTAAATGCATTGTTGAAGATTTTAGCAAGCCAACCACCATTGTCTGTACTAATACAATGGCACACAGGGTGGTTCTTCCGGAAGCTACTGATTTCTCAAGGGAACAGCCTCAGTGATCTTAATTTCCAACTATTCAAT TCTCGTGAACGCCTTCGGAAAGAACTTGATGGATGCTGGTTTGATCGTATTCCGGATACGTTCCAAAGTGAATGGTCAAACTGTAGAACTG CTCTTGAGGAATCATCCCAATTTAAAGATCCCTTCTTTGCATTAGAGCTTGCTGTATGCCGAGAAAAGACTGACG GGGATGCTGCTACTCTTTCTGCTTTGCAAAGGATGGTAGAAGCTGTGAAG GTATTCATTCTCCATCTTCAGCTCAAGGCTTTTATTTTCAAAGGAGATTTGCCTGAAAAACCTACACTGAATACAACAACTGGTCCAACTGCCGATTCTGGAAGAAGTCACACTTCCGATATTTCATCTGCAAGCTTTGGTTCCGATGTTTCTCTAG GATCTGGAATCCCTTGCAGTATAGCATTTTCCAATGCAGGAATCAGGGATGTATACCTGGTACCAGCAGCAAGGGGAATAACTGGAAAATTGCTTCTCACAGAGAAACATCCCTTCCGTAGTCAAAGAGGAGTTGTCATTGCTATTGCTCCATTGGCTGGTTTGAGT CCAAAGATAGACAAGGACCATCCCTCCTGGTTGCATCTCCAGATAAGAGAGTTCGACCCAAGATTTGATACAAGTAAGGCCAGAGGCAACCGCTTGAAGATGTCCAATCATGTTGCAGATGGGAGATGGACCCTTGGTTTCCCAAACGCAAAAGCTTGTGAGACGGCACGGTTGTTGATACTTGAGGAAACTGGTAAACAGAGATCCTTTGTTGAAAGAATGCTTGCTCCACTTCTCCAGGATGATTTTCTTGGAAATTTATCAGATAATCAAGATGAGTGA
- the LOC121267893 gene encoding protein TRANSPARENT TESTA 9-like isoform X1, translated as MWRSFWRSIDRFSLQHFKYVINELRAIKVVDLRNRELVIDLLQSIVEIVTYGDRQDPMIFECFMEYQVLAEFVRLLKISKNSRIEAPLLQYLSIMIQNMDSEHAIYYCFSNDYVNNIIAHKYEFDGGDLAPYYVSFLRAVSSKINKDTLCLLVKVQEDAVVSFPLYSEALKFAHYEEKMIQTAVRALTLNIYNVSDDIVFKFITTPPVSKYFSDVVCRLRKQCLHLDTFLQAKEEMCTHGRRNELILETDKIVDDLYYLKDILSVSENRLGRFITQNLFSLLVFPILLPLLQLRQQIDGSNISEVTSLYIISRLIQVIGGKRVINAVAGVILYPYMTSSVGGATEGDTVDVNGNSFLNHLNDVEKLVCSGPEMEGSENTSNYMFGHLAEHVSSDSQFVGGARNDICIERGGIFKYVFADNSPSLLLASLFLLLILAESKDLDYFLFPMIGRIQDMTTQARELSASQRVDESIFVKFMPQILNALLKILASQPPLSVLIQWHTGWFFRKLLISQGNSLSDLNFQLFNTSYEQSRERLRKELDGCWFDRIPDTFQSEWSNCRTALEESSQFKDPFFALELAVCREKTDGDAATLSALQRMVEAVKVFILHLQLKAFIFKGDLPEKPTLNTTTGPTADSGRSHTSDISSASFGSDVSLGSGIPCSIAFSNAGIRDVYLVPAARGITGKLLLTEKHPFRSQRGVVIAIAPLAGLSPKIDKDHPSWLHLQIREFDPRFDTSKARGNRLKMSNHVADGRWTLGFPNAKACETARLLILEETGKQRSFVERMLAPLLQDDFLGNLSDNQDE; from the exons ATATGTAATCAATGAACTGCGGGCGATCAAAGTTGTGGATCTGCGTAACAGG GAGTTGGTCATAGATCTACTGCAGTCTATAGTGGAGATAGTTACCTATGGTGATAGACAGGATCCTATGATATTTGA ATGTTTCATGGAATACCAAGTTTTAGCGGAATTTGTTCGCTTGCTAAAGATCAGCAAGAATTCGAGGATTGAGGCACCGTTGCTACAGTATCTAAGCATAATGATTCAAAATATGGACAGCGAACATGCAATTT ATTATTGTTTTAGCAATGATTATGTTAACAACATAATAGCACATAAGTACGAATTTGATGGTGGAGATCTGGCTCCATATTATGTATCATTTTTAAG ggCAGTGAGCAGCAAGATAAACAAAGACACACTTTGCCTTCTTGTGAAGGTTCAAGAG GATGCTGTAGTTTCGTTTCCCCTGTATAGTGAGGCTCTTAAATTTGCTCATTACGAGGAAAAGATGATTCAGACAGCTGTACGTGCATTAACCCTCAACATATACAATG TGAGCGATGATATTGTCTTTAAATTTATAACTACTCCTCCAGTCTCAAAGTACTTCTCAGATGTGGTTTGTAGATTAAGAAAGCAGTGCTTGCATCTAGACACCTTTCTCCAAGCTAAAGA GGAAATGTGCACTCATGGAAGGAGAAATGAGCTAATTCTAGAAACTGATAAAATTGTAGATGATCTTTACTACTTGAAAGACATACTCAGTGTCAGTGAGAATCGTTTGGGTAGATTTATCACCCAAAATCTTTTCAGCTTACTTGTCTTTCCAATATTGCTTCCGCTACTGCAGTTAAGGCAGCAGATTGAC GGCTCGAATATATCAGAAGTCACTTCTTTGTATATCATTTCTCGTCTTATCCAAGTTATAGGTGGAAAAAGAGTGATAAATGCCGTGGCTGGTGTTATTCTATATCCTTATATGACCTCAAGTGTAGGTGGTGCTACTGAAGGGGACACAGTTGATGTGAACGGTAATTCTTTTCTTAATCATCTGAATGATGTGGAAAAATTGGTGTGTTCTGGTCCAGAGATGGAGGGATCAGAAAATACTAGCAACTATATGTTTGGGCATTTGGCAGAGCATGTGTCATCTGATTCTCAATTCGTTGGTGGTGCTCGGAATGATATCTGTATAGAAAG GGGtggaatatttaaatatgtttttgcGGACAATAGTCCCAGTCTGCTGCTAGCAtctctatttttattacttatctTAGCAGAAAGTAAAG aTCTTGATTATTTCCTATTTCCAATGATTGGCAGAATACAGGATATGACT ACGCAGGCTCGTGAGTTATCAGCTTCACAGAGAGTGGATGAAAGTATCTTTGTAAAATTCATGCCCCAG ATTTTAAATGCATTGTTGAAGATTTTAGCAAGCCAACCACCATTGTCTGTACTAATACAATGGCACACAGGGTGGTTCTTCCGGAAGCTACTGATTTCTCAAGGGAACAGCCTCAGTGATCTTAATTTCCAACTATTCAAT ACTTCATATGAGCAGTCTCGTGAACGCCTTCGGAAAGAACTTGATGGATGCTGGTTTGATCGTATTCCGGATACGTTCCAAAGTGAATGGTCAAACTGTAGAACTG CTCTTGAGGAATCATCCCAATTTAAAGATCCCTTCTTTGCATTAGAGCTTGCTGTATGCCGAGAAAAGACTGACG GGGATGCTGCTACTCTTTCTGCTTTGCAAAGGATGGTAGAAGCTGTGAAG GTATTCATTCTCCATCTTCAGCTCAAGGCTTTTATTTTCAAAGGAGATTTGCCTGAAAAACCTACACTGAATACAACAACTGGTCCAACTGCCGATTCTGGAAGAAGTCACACTTCCGATATTTCATCTGCAAGCTTTGGTTCCGATGTTTCTCTAG GATCTGGAATCCCTTGCAGTATAGCATTTTCCAATGCAGGAATCAGGGATGTATACCTGGTACCAGCAGCAAGGGGAATAACTGGAAAATTGCTTCTCACAGAGAAACATCCCTTCCGTAGTCAAAGAGGAGTTGTCATTGCTATTGCTCCATTGGCTGGTTTGAGT CCAAAGATAGACAAGGACCATCCCTCCTGGTTGCATCTCCAGATAAGAGAGTTCGACCCAAGATTTGATACAAGTAAGGCCAGAGGCAACCGCTTGAAGATGTCCAATCATGTTGCAGATGGGAGATGGACCCTTGGTTTCCCAAACGCAAAAGCTTGTGAGACGGCACGGTTGTTGATACTTGAGGAAACTGGTAAACAGAGATCCTTTGTTGAAAGAATGCTTGCTCCACTTCTCCAGGATGATTTTCTTGGAAATTTATCAGATAATCAAGATGAGTGA
- the LOC121268463 gene encoding protein SMAX1-LIKE 3-like yields MRTGGYTLPQALTADAARVVNQAVTLARCRGHAQVTPLHVANTMLAASAGLFRTACLQSHSHPLQCKALELCFNVALNRLPASSASPMLGTNSQHPSISNALVAAFKRAQAHQRRGSIENQQQPLLAVKIELEQLIISILDDPSVSRVMREAGFSSTQVKSNVEQAVSLEICSQPPSPSSKSKGSNQLSLLQSQPVGQSGTKIDKPVASDLIKNEDVRSVIDHLMNKRRKSTVIVGECLDNLENTVRGVMNKVDKGDVPETLRKVNFIQVTLSSFGHRSRVDVEQTLGELKSVVKSCLNKEVVLYLGDLNWVTDYRASSTEQERGRYYCPVEHMIVELGKLISGIGEPGSFWLMGIATFQTYMRCKSSGHPSLEAVWGLHPLTIPAASLGLSLITAGSTDLQSQSTSKKTENGNSSLLLEGGQEQQQHLACCTECSAKFDMEAQSLQSSTCNSVSTTSSQLLPAWLRQYKHESKGFISNDKNYVPVRDHLCKKWNSICSSIHKQPHSSEKTARTFSSLSPSSSTSCFSHDRPYPNLHQIIHHEWPVAEPKNSWRHHRIWISEDSNVTVEPRLIMGIPENGDSKQPFSSNPNSTPNSPSSSEVMMETEYSHRFKELSAENMKTLCSALEKKVPWQKDIIPELANTILQCRSGMARRKGMARNNELKEETWLFFQGADTEAKEKIARELAKLIFGSQRCLISIAMSTFSSTRADSSEDCKNKRSREEKSCSYIERFAEAVSTNPHMVFLVEDVEQADYFSQMGFKRAIERGRIANCDGEEVDLSDAIIILSCESFSSRSRACSPPIKQKSEGSEDQKGAALEETSPCMSLDLNISIDDDCAADQSIDEIGLLETVDKRFYFKIQEL; encoded by the exons ATGAGAACAGGAGGTTACACTCTGCCACAAGCTTTAACTGCAGACGCAGCGAGAGTGGTGAACCAAGCCGTAACCCTTGCCAGGTGCCGCGGCCATGCCCAAGTGACTCCCCTCCATGTGGCAAACACCATGCTTGCAGCTTCCGCTGGCCTGTTTCGAACGGCTTGTCTTCAATCCCACTCTCACCCCCTCCAGTGCAAAGCCCTGGAGCTCTGCTTCAACGTTGCGCTTAACCGCCTTCCAGCATCCAGTGCTAGCCCCATGTTGGGTACCAATTCCCAACATCCTTCCATCTCCAACGCCTTGGTTGCCGCATTCAAACGCGCTCAGGCTCATCAACGACGAGGGTCCATTGAGAATCAGCAGCAACCCCTCTTAGCagtaaaaatagaattagagcAACTCATAATATCCATCTTAGATGATCCTAGTGTTAGTAGAGTCATGAGAGAGGCCGGGTTCTCTAGTACCCAGGTGAAAAGTAATGTTGAACAAGCTGTGTCGTTAGAAATATGTTCTCAGCCTCCTTCTCCAAGTAGCAAGTCTAAGGGAAGTAATCAATTATCCCTCCTCCAGTCTCAACCAGTCGGTCAAAGTGGAACAAAAATAGACAAACCAGTGGCATCAGATCTAATTAAGAATGAAGACGTTAGAAGTGTCATAGATCATTTGATgaacaaaagaaggaaaagtaCTGTGATTGTAGGAGAGTGTCTTGATAATCTTGAGAACACGGTTAGAGGAGTGATGAACAAGGTAGACAAGGGAGATGTTCCTGAAACCTTGAGAaaggtaaattttattcaagTTACTCTCTCCTCTTTTGGACATCGCTCAAGAGTAGATGTCGAACAGACACTTGGAGAGCTCAAGAGTGTTGTGAAGAGTTGTTTGAACAAAGAGGTTGTTTTATATTTGGGAGACCTTAATTGGGTTACTGACTATAGGGCTAGTTCGACTGAACAAGAGAGGGGTCGTTATTATTGTCCTGTGGAACACATGATCGTGGAACTTGGAAAATTGATTTCTGGGATTGGAGAGCCTGGCAGTTTTTGGCTCATGGGAATTGCCACTTTCCAAACTTACATGAGATGTAAATCATCAGGTCATCCATCACTGGAGGCTGTTTGGGGTCTTCACCCTCTTACAATCCCTGCAGCCAGCTTGGGCTTGAGTCTGATCACCGCTGGCAG TACTGACCTACAAAGTCAGTCCACAAgcaagaaaactgaaaatggaAATAGCTCGTTACTGCTTGAAGGTGGGCAGGAGCAGCAGCAGCACCTTGCCTGCTGCACCGAGTGCTCAGCAAAGTTTGATATGGAAGCTCAAAGCTTGCAAAGCAGTACTTGTAACAGTGTCTCCACTACTTCAAGCCAGCTGCTTCCTGCATGGCTCCGACAGTATAAACATGAGAGCAAAGGATTTATCTCTAATGACAAG AACTATGTCCCAGTCAGAGATCACCTTTGCAAAAAGTGGAACTCAATTTGCAGTTCAATCCATAAACAGCCCCATTCTTCTGAAAAGACGGCCCGCACATTCTCCTCTTTATCACCTTCTTCATCCACTTCATGTTTTTCACATGACCGTCCGTACCCTAATTTGCACCAGATTATCCACCATGAGTGGCCGGTGGCTGAACCCAAAAATTCGTGGAGGCACCACCGTATATGGATTTCTGAAGATTCAAACGTGACCGTTGAACCAAGATTAATAATGGGCATTCCAGAGAACGGGGATTCCAAACAACCGTTTTCATCAAATCCTAATTCAACCCCTAATTCACCTTCTTCCAGTGAGGTCATGATGGAGACGGAGTACAGCCACAGGTTTAAGGAGCTCAGTGCGGAAAACATGAAGACCCTATGCAGCGCATTGGAGAAGAAAGTTCCCTGGCAGAAAGATATAATCCCTGAACTTGCTAACACGATCTTACAATGCAGGTCTGGCATGGCAAGAAGAAAAGGGATGGCGAGAAACAATGAGCTCAAAGAGGAAACCTGGTTGTTCTTTCAAGGTGCTGATACGGAAGCCAAAGAAAAGATTGCTAGGGAATTGGCTAAGCTTATTTTTGGCTCTCAGAGATGCCTCATTTCGATTGCCATGAGCACCTTTTCATCCACGCGAGCAGATTCAAGCGAGGATTGCAAGAACAAAAGATCCAGAGAGGAAAAAAGTTGCAGTTATATTGAGAGGTTCGCCGAGGCAGTTTCCACCAATCCTCATATGGTCTTCTTAGTCGAAGACGTGGAACAAGCAGATTATTTCTCTCAAATGGGTTTCAAGAGAGCTATCGAAAGAGGAAGAATTGCCAATTGCGATGGTGAGGAAGTTGACCTTAGCGATGCTATCATCATTTTAAGCTGTGAAAGCTTCAGCTCAAGATCCAGAGCCTGCTCTCCTCCTATCAAGCAAAAATCAGAAGGGTCTGAAGATCAGAAGGGCGCTGCACTGGAGGAGACAAGCCCTTGCATGTCTCTGGATTTGAATATTTCCATTGATGACGATTGCGCTGCTGATCAGTCAATCGACGAAATTGGGCTTCTCGAGACCGTTGATAAacgattttatttcaaaatccaggaattatga